The following are from one region of the Acomys russatus chromosome 32, mAcoRus1.1, whole genome shotgun sequence genome:
- the Ackr4 gene encoding atypical chemokine receptor 4 produces MALEQDQPMEYYYEESEMNGTHDYSQYEAICIKEEVRQFAKVFLPAFFTIASVIGLAGNSTVVAVYAYYKKQRTKTDVYILNLAVADLLLLVTLPFWAVNAVHGWILGKMMCKVTSALYTVNFVSGMQFLACISIDRYRAITKAPSQSGVGRPCWIICCCVWMAAVLLSIPQLVFYTVNQNARCTPIFSHRLGTSLKASIQMLEICIGFVVPFLIMGVCYAITARSLIKMPNIKKSRPLKVLLTVVVVFIVTQLPYNIVKFCQAIDAIYLLITNCEMSKRMDVAIQVTESIALFHSCLNPVLYVFMGDSFKNYIMKVAKKYGSWRRQRQNVEEIAFDSEGPTELTSSFTI; encoded by the coding sequence ATGGCTCTGGAGCAGGACCAGCCAATGGAGTACTACTATGAGGAAAGCGAGATGAACGGCACCCACGACTACAGTCAGTACGAAGCGATCTGCATAAAAGAAGAGGTCAGGCAGTTTGCCAAAGTCTTCCTCCCCGCCTTCTTCACCATAGCCTCCGTCATTGGGCTGGCAGGGAACTCCACAGTGGTGGCTGTTTACGCCTACTACAAGAAACAGAGGACCAAGACAGACGTGTACATCCTGAATCTGGCTGTGGCAGACTTGCTGCTTCTGGTCACGCTGCCTTTCTGGGCAGTCAATGCAGTTCATGGGTGGATTCTGGGGAAAATGATGTGCAAAGTAACTTCGGCGCTGTACACGGTAAACTTCGTCTCCGGGATGCAGTTCCTGGCTTGTATCAGCATTGACAGATACCGGGCAATCACTAAGGCCCCCAGCCAATCAGGAGTGGGGAGACCCTGCTGGATCATCTGTTGCTGTGTATGGATGGCTGCCGTCTTGCTGAGCATACCCCAGCTGGTTTTTTACACAGTCAATCAGAATGCTCGGTGCACCCCCATCTTTTCCCACCGCCTAGGAACATCCCTGAAAGCATCCATTCAGATGCTGGAGATCTGCATAGGCTTTGTGGTCCCCTTTCTTATCATGGGGGTGTGCTACGCCATTACTGCCAGGTCACTCATCAAAATGCCGAACATTAAAAAGTCTCGTCCCCTCAAGGTTCTACTCACAGTGGTGGTTGTATTCATTGTCACCCAGCTGCCCTATAACATTGTCAAGTTCTGCCAAGCCATAGATGCCATCTACCTGCTCATCACCAACTGCGAGATGAGCAAGCGCATGGATGTTGCCATCCAGGTCACAGAGAGCATCGCGCTCTTCCACAGCTGCCTCAACCCTGTCCTGTATGTCTTCATGGGGGACTCTTTCAAAAACTATATCATGAAAGTGGCCAAGAAATATGGCTCctggagaagacagaggcagaatgtGGAGGAAATCGCTTTTGACTCTGAGGGTCCTACAGAGCTAACCAGTTCTTTTaccatttaa